The following coding sequences lie in one Victivallis lenta genomic window:
- a CDS encoding substrate-binding domain-containing protein has protein sequence MDAKYLQITESIKRQIRNGDYLIEKVPSERKLADSFGVSYMTARRAVQQLIEDRFFLRCENGRLAIGPAAVENAGRLNVVLVLPNWPIPSLDKWRKALYELVRERNGVLKTVYFDHEDDNVIQEALTGDFSRVFLELPVIPELTRQRLCGMRDKVVLLQHDLTDFGLTCLDAASPENMGLLVDHLHMLGHRKIALLNTQPLNEVITGRIEVFRRRSAELGLEHQFFNAPVNTFERADHKAYELAGGIIRRNCFSGTGIVTTTIEAAIGTLRAVHDNGMRPGKEISVCAYGGLESARLSIPSITVICATDIERQCRNLLCDILDRRTPERLLYSWEKMSIWQGESSGPVLPR, from the coding sequence ATGGATGCAAAATATCTCCAGATCACGGAGTCGATCAAGCGGCAGATCCGGAATGGTGACTACCTGATCGAGAAGGTGCCTTCCGAGCGGAAGCTCGCGGACTCGTTCGGGGTCAGCTACATGACCGCCCGGCGCGCCGTGCAGCAGTTGATCGAGGATCGTTTCTTCCTGCGCTGCGAAAACGGCCGGCTGGCGATCGGCCCGGCCGCCGTGGAAAACGCCGGGCGCCTGAACGTTGTCCTGGTTCTGCCGAACTGGCCGATTCCGTCTCTGGACAAATGGCGGAAGGCGCTGTACGAACTGGTGCGGGAACGGAACGGCGTGCTGAAAACAGTCTATTTCGACCATGAGGACGACAACGTCATTCAGGAGGCGCTGACGGGAGACTTCTCCCGCGTATTCCTCGAACTGCCGGTCATTCCGGAGCTGACCCGGCAGCGGCTCTGCGGAATGAGAGACAAAGTGGTTTTGCTGCAGCATGACCTGACCGACTTCGGGCTGACCTGCCTCGACGCTGCTTCGCCGGAAAACATGGGGCTTCTGGTCGATCACCTGCATATGCTCGGACACCGGAAGATTGCGCTGCTCAATACGCAGCCGCTCAACGAAGTCATCACCGGGCGCATCGAGGTGTTTCGCCGCAGGAGTGCTGAACTGGGGCTCGAGCATCAGTTCTTCAATGCTCCCGTCAATACTTTCGAGCGCGCCGACCATAAAGCATACGAGCTTGCCGGCGGGATCATCCGCCGGAACTGCTTCTCCGGAACAGGCATTGTCACGACTACGATCGAAGCGGCGATCGGCACGCTCCGCGCGGTTCACGACAACGGGATGCGGCCGGGAAAGGAGATATCGGTCTGCGCGTATGGCGGGCTGGAGAGCGCCCGGCTTTCGATTCCGTCCATCACGGTCATCTGTGCGACGGATATCGAACGGCAGTGCCGCAATCTGCTGTGCGACATCCTCGACAGGAGAACACCGGAGCGGCTGCTCTATTCCTGGGAGAAGATGAGCATCTGGCAGGGGGAATCCTCCGGGCCGGTCCTGCCGCGGTAG
- a CDS encoding type II secretion system protein: MKKRFTLIELLVVIAIITILAAMLMPALNKARLAAKMSNCVNNLKQNGLFLHMYAADNKGIYPNSNQEYYPFDGYWNYEYVCYQQNPAAFLRMIKPYTQTWKTLFCPVDRISTRTPVINNWDVLSNSVNMTQQRGISYNYYGTLTPESNLWWARPAPPRIAGKFSNALMSDSALWDSAAGGWAFRHMPYEFNYLMDDGRVVMRIRVGSGMDSASRNNVLVFAQRETLP; encoded by the coding sequence ATGAAAAAGCGTTTCACCCTGATCGAATTGCTCGTCGTGATTGCGATCATCACCATTCTTGCGGCCATGCTGATGCCGGCGCTGAACAAAGCACGTCTGGCCGCGAAAATGTCGAACTGCGTGAACAACCTGAAGCAGAACGGGCTCTTCCTGCACATGTATGCGGCGGACAACAAAGGAATTTATCCGAACAGCAATCAGGAGTATTATCCGTTCGACGGCTACTGGAATTACGAGTACGTATGCTATCAGCAGAATCCGGCCGCTTTTTTGCGGATGATCAAGCCGTATACTCAGACCTGGAAAACTCTGTTCTGTCCCGTCGACCGGATTTCCACGCGCACGCCGGTGATCAATAACTGGGATGTGCTCAGCAACAGCGTCAACATGACGCAGCAGAGGGGGATCAGCTACAACTACTACGGGACCCTGACGCCGGAAAGCAATCTCTGGTGGGCCAGGCCGGCGCCTCCGAGAATTGCCGGGAAATTTTCCAATGCCCTGATGAGCGACAGCGCTCTCTGGGATTCCGCGGCCGGAGGGTGGGCGTTCCGCCATATGCCGTATGAGTTCAACTACCTGATGGATGACGGCCGCGTCGTCATGCGGATCAGGGTCGGTTCCGGCATGGACAGCGCCAGTCGCAATAACGTTCTGGTTTTCGCCCAGAGGGAGACGCTGCCGTAA
- a CDS encoding M42 family metallopeptidase, protein MLTRESLKFLSDFMNASSPSGFEEEAAGVFRSYVSGFCAEVRTDVLGNTMGILNPGAPLRVMLAGHYDEIGFQIVYISDEGLLYFRPNGGIDKLNVPSTEVEVLTANGRVHGVIGKKPIHLLKASERDVPPELSDMWIDIGAADRKEAESLVSIGDPVAVCPNFRMLNEHRFISKGTDDKVGAFVVAETLRELSKRKLNVAVYGVGTVQEEVGLRGAHTSCFGIDPQVGFAVDVGFATDLPDIPKKLLGEIKLGGGPELNRSCDNNPVLGRLIRQVARKHKIAYQETAAHRASGGTDTAQMQMTRAGVATALVSIPNRYMHSPVEMCDLRDVEGAVRLLVESIAALKGDESFIPGID, encoded by the coding sequence ATGCTTACCAGGGAAAGTCTGAAGTTTTTGAGTGATTTCATGAATGCGTCGAGCCCCTCCGGCTTCGAGGAGGAGGCGGCCGGCGTGTTCCGTTCCTATGTATCCGGCTTCTGTGCGGAGGTCCGGACCGACGTGCTCGGCAATACGATGGGCATTCTGAATCCGGGCGCGCCGCTGCGGGTCATGCTGGCCGGCCATTACGATGAGATCGGCTTCCAGATCGTCTACATTTCCGACGAGGGGCTGCTTTATTTCCGTCCGAACGGCGGAATCGACAAGCTGAACGTCCCGTCCACCGAGGTCGAAGTCCTGACCGCGAACGGCCGGGTTCACGGTGTGATCGGCAAGAAGCCGATCCATCTGCTGAAGGCCTCCGAGCGCGACGTTCCGCCCGAGCTCTCCGACATGTGGATCGATATCGGCGCGGCCGACCGGAAGGAGGCCGAGAGCCTCGTTTCGATCGGCGACCCGGTCGCGGTCTGCCCGAATTTCCGGATGCTGAACGAGCATCGTTTCATCTCGAAGGGGACGGACGACAAGGTCGGCGCCTTCGTCGTCGCCGAAACGCTGCGCGAGCTCTCGAAACGGAAGCTGAATGTCGCGGTCTACGGTGTCGGCACGGTGCAGGAGGAGGTCGGCCTGCGCGGCGCGCACACGAGCTGCTTCGGCATTGACCCGCAGGTCGGCTTCGCCGTCGACGTCGGCTTTGCGACCGATCTGCCGGATATTCCGAAGAAGCTGCTCGGCGAGATCAAGCTCGGCGGCGGCCCCGAACTGAACCGGAGCTGCGACAACAACCCGGTGCTCGGCCGCCTGATCCGGCAGGTCGCCCGGAAACATAAGATCGCTTATCAGGAGACGGCGGCGCACCGCGCGTCGGGCGGGACCGACACGGCCCAGATGCAGATGACCCGCGCCGGGGTGGCGACCGCACTGGTCAGCATCCCGAACCGGTATATGCACTCTCCGGTCGAGATGTGCGACCTGCGCGACGTCGAGGGGGCGGTCAGGCTGCTGGTTGAGTCGATCGCGGCGCTGAAGGGCGACGAGAGCTTCATCCCCGGAATCGATTGA
- a CDS encoding sugar phosphate isomerase/epimerase family protein: MEYGNAAWGLRELPLEEQLKLTQAMGLHLLELSIANYHRDVLQPDASAEQIRQVKALFAQYDVRPDCGATGNDFTAGSAADVRESLDRVKRAADIAAALGVKVLRIFAGFTSDSLVYGERFDRALEALQLAAEHVRGTGVRLAIETHGGVAATGDVLHHSATVTTRIDTMRKLLESLPAAEIGMNYDPANLAAVGDAAPERWFGLFRDRIVLVHLKDFRDVPGGIVPAGCGEGRLDWKALPAVLKEYDGPALIEYELPADVEDGLRRSLRFLKQNQ; encoded by the coding sequence ATGGAGTACGGAAACGCGGCATGGGGGCTGCGCGAGCTCCCGCTGGAGGAACAGCTGAAACTCACGCAGGCGATGGGGCTGCATCTGCTCGAGCTGTCGATTGCGAACTATCACCGGGATGTGCTGCAGCCTGACGCATCGGCGGAGCAGATCCGGCAGGTCAAAGCGCTTTTCGCGCAATACGATGTGCGTCCGGACTGCGGCGCGACCGGCAATGATTTCACCGCCGGTTCGGCAGCGGATGTGCGGGAATCGCTCGACCGCGTGAAACGGGCGGCCGATATCGCGGCCGCGCTGGGAGTGAAGGTGCTGCGCATCTTCGCCGGCTTCACGTCCGACAGCCTCGTTTACGGCGAACGGTTCGACCGCGCGCTTGAGGCGCTGCAGCTCGCGGCGGAACACGTGCGCGGCACCGGCGTCCGGCTCGCGATCGAGACGCACGGCGGCGTGGCGGCAACCGGAGATGTGCTCCACCACTCCGCCACCGTCACGACCCGGATCGACACGATGCGGAAACTGCTCGAATCGCTCCCCGCCGCCGAAATCGGCATGAACTACGACCCGGCCAACCTCGCGGCGGTCGGCGACGCCGCTCCGGAACGGTGGTTCGGGCTCTTCCGGGACCGGATCGTCCTCGTTCACCTGAAGGATTTCCGGGACGTGCCCGGCGGCATCGTCCCGGCCGGCTGCGGCGAAGGACGGCTCGACTGGAAGGCGCTGCCGGCCGTCCTGAAAGAGTACGACGGCCCCGCGCTGATCGAATACGAACTGCCGGCCGACGTGGAGGACGGGCTGCGGCGCTCGCTGCGTTTCCTCAAACAGAATCAATAA
- a CDS encoding sugar-binding protein produces the protein MIRSTFIVLILAAGFQLGAALLPVDPNAFFTVPGKPLRLKFKGSAGNAAPQVGLTAFSGQKYGTVRLVPLGGEFVFERKEGLPAGYYTLTVDGAKFGLLVQEAYPGEPDFFFGIDCFFSWNEITHSEMYEALKLLRRYGVAAVRDRFEWSAIQKDPRVYLFRNRYDENRRLYPRTGVRLLDVHHGAPDWAHPNLPRFPEQLQAASVFWMTLGANWSSCWNAVETWNEPEGGFGANLPADQMMPGAKAMRYGLYHAAPAVKLGAAGFTSIAPSGNYHRTAAKNGLLDNADFVSFHTYGDAESLITLTRQYREWLAANGKSGMPLRLTEVSRVAWDNFRTGEESLKIAAELAMQAAVGRAVGLEQLYFFAYYELKEGNKTFGFLAPDRTPRLSFAAFLQSVRRLGHTRYAGKLRTGNRMIRSARVYTGDRGCVTVLETAGGGTFAPPYPVCRVEGLDGRVIAGNADGSVPLPDPVVYLLSDTVPEELLDTGTPENRLAALAGLPAPDRTPPSPLVLFPHPDFQAISRYSSAGGYTIAAGTPVPVGLDIWNLSAEAQEAELSVDTGLMLVAGEAAQSVIVPPCGKKRLDFTVMMPEGAAAPLDLDFTVESAAGTDRASLAFRPLGAVQRLEVPRGGMAQVGFGGLENWQIRIKDQPWNSRADLDAAFRLSYTDEALTLTVEVEDDRHFCSFPPAEMWKGDSVQIGLQAGKPKSLAERAKFTEYTIGLTPEGGKAWRTGGRSGNNPEQNLRDVPLQIVRRGTLTRYTLTLTAHELGLRAFRPGDSMRLALVVNDNDGAGRKGYLHWADGIGVNKNPEEFNTIVLK, from the coding sequence ATGATCCGTTCGACATTCATCGTGCTTATTCTCGCCGCCGGTTTTCAGCTGGGGGCCGCGCTGCTGCCGGTCGACCCGAACGCATTCTTCACCGTTCCGGGCAAGCCGTTGCGGCTTAAATTCAAAGGAAGTGCCGGAAACGCCGCACCGCAGGTCGGGCTGACTGCCTTTTCCGGGCAGAAATACGGCACCGTCCGCCTTGTCCCTCTCGGGGGAGAGTTTGTTTTCGAACGGAAAGAGGGACTTCCGGCCGGTTATTACACGCTCACCGTTGACGGAGCAAAGTTCGGGCTGCTCGTCCAGGAGGCGTATCCGGGTGAGCCGGATTTCTTCTTCGGCATCGACTGCTTTTTTTCGTGGAACGAAATCACCCATTCGGAAATGTATGAAGCGCTGAAGCTGCTGCGGCGCTATGGCGTTGCGGCGGTCCGCGACCGTTTCGAGTGGAGTGCGATCCAGAAAGATCCCAGGGTTTACCTGTTCCGCAATCGTTATGACGAAAACCGGCGGCTGTATCCGCGTACCGGGGTCCGGCTGCTGGACGTTCATCACGGCGCGCCGGACTGGGCGCACCCGAATCTTCCGCGTTTTCCGGAGCAGCTTCAGGCCGCATCCGTTTTCTGGATGACGCTCGGGGCGAACTGGAGCAGCTGCTGGAACGCCGTCGAAACCTGGAACGAACCCGAAGGCGGATTCGGCGCGAATCTTCCGGCCGATCAGATGATGCCGGGCGCCAAGGCAATGCGGTACGGGCTTTATCATGCGGCTCCCGCCGTCAAACTCGGCGCGGCGGGTTTCACTTCGATCGCTCCCTCCGGCAACTACCACCGGACTGCGGCGAAGAACGGCCTTCTGGACAATGCCGATTTTGTGAGTTTTCACACCTACGGCGATGCGGAGTCGCTCATTACCCTCACCCGGCAATACCGTGAATGGCTTGCCGCCAACGGAAAAAGCGGCATGCCGCTGCGCCTCACCGAGGTTTCGCGCGTCGCCTGGGATAATTTCCGGACCGGTGAGGAGTCCTTGAAAATCGCGGCGGAACTTGCGATGCAGGCTGCTGTCGGACGCGCCGTCGGGCTCGAGCAGCTCTATTTCTTCGCCTACTATGAACTGAAAGAGGGGAACAAGACGTTCGGATTTCTGGCGCCGGACCGGACGCCGCGCCTTTCGTTCGCCGCGTTCCTGCAGAGCGTCCGTCGTCTCGGCCACACCCGGTACGCCGGCAAGCTCCGGACCGGGAACCGGATGATCCGTTCCGCCCGTGTCTACACGGGGGACCGCGGCTGTGTGACCGTTCTCGAAACCGCCGGCGGCGGGACATTCGCGCCGCCGTATCCCGTTTGCAGGGTCGAGGGATTGGACGGCAGGGTCATCGCAGGAAACGCCGACGGTTCCGTCCCGCTGCCGGACCCGGTTGTCTATCTGCTTTCCGACACGGTTCCGGAAGAGCTGCTTGACACCGGCACGCCGGAAAACCGCCTGGCCGCGCTTGCCGGACTGCCTGCGCCGGACCGGACGCCGCCTTCCCCGCTCGTGCTCTTTCCGCATCCTGATTTTCAGGCGATCAGCCGTTACAGTTCCGCCGGCGGCTATACGATTGCGGCGGGAACTCCGGTCCCGGTCGGTCTCGACATCTGGAATCTCTCCGCCGAGGCGCAGGAGGCGGAGCTCTCCGTCGACACCGGGCTTATGCTGGTTGCGGGGGAAGCCGCACAATCCGTCATCGTGCCGCCCTGCGGCAAAAAGCGGCTGGATTTCACGGTCATGATGCCGGAAGGGGCAGCCGCTCCGCTCGATCTGGATTTCACGGTCGAATCCGCGGCGGGAACGGACCGCGCTTCCCTCGCGTTCCGGCCGCTCGGCGCGGTGCAGAGGCTTGAGGTTCCGCGCGGTGGAATGGCACAGGTCGGATTCGGAGGTTTGGAGAACTGGCAGATCCGCATCAAGGATCAGCCGTGGAACAGCCGCGCTGATCTCGACGCCGCATTCCGCCTGAGTTATACGGATGAAGCCCTCACACTGACCGTGGAGGTTGAGGACGACCGCCATTTCTGCAGTTTTCCGCCTGCGGAAATGTGGAAGGGGGATTCCGTTCAGATCGGCCTTCAGGCCGGAAAACCGAAGAGCCTGGCCGAGCGGGCGAAGTTCACCGAGTACACCATCGGGCTTACACCGGAAGGGGGGAAAGCCTGGCGGACCGGCGGCCGCTCCGGCAACAACCCCGAACAGAATCTGCGTGATGTCCCGCTTCAGATTGTTCGCCGGGGAACCCTTACGCGCTACACCCTCACGCTGACCGCGCATGAACTCGGGCTCAGGGCGTTCCGGCCGGGAGACTCGATGCGTCTCGCGCTCGTGGTCAACGACAACGACGGTGCCGGCCGCAAAGGCTACCTTCACTGGGCGGACGGGATCGGCGTCAATAAGAATCCCGAAGAATTCAACACCATTGTTCTGAAATAG
- a CDS encoding glycoside hydrolase family 36 protein, with translation MRITAEKDGFRIENGGGVPLIAELRLTAGFNGRKVEAKNWRSCGPDRFEAENGGIRFRAGVSPDDGGLFLKSEFTNETGSPVEVDFLRWSRSPERDSLAVPGPRLRVYREGWTMASACGTVGWGETDFRCNPDYLPFAVSVPERFEPPKPNRFTSEYVTVLLPDEGDSLLAGFVTTADRVCRFEIELGETAPAGFDAVSCGDRARLLPGETFRAEELLLLPGPDAWALLRKYAGIWGDRMQLRRRDHTPTGWCSWYYYFSKVTEADVLENLAYMKEHRAEWPLEYLQIDDGYQAALGDWLVTNEKFPHGLRFLAEQIRAAGIKPGLWLAPFMVEERSSLLVEHPDYVVHDSRGDIAWTTEWRGSRVAVLDGTHPGAQAYLRTLFRSLAEIGFEYVKLDFMMYACAAKDGRFHDPGATRVQALRRGLAAIREGFGDDRFILGCTTVLGASAGLVDAERISTDITPYWRPDNREDFAEAPTVPNVCRNVINRRYMHKALWINDPDVHIARLDNNRLSEEEVQLWSSALWLAGGLLLLCDRFESLAPERAELSKLLLRRTDAFRDVRPLDFRDSTVPSVWFGRFAETGAPVYGFFNFGEEPRRFAIRHDGPETAFKEHWSGQLLEADSGRIEAEVPPHGCRLFFGVTP, from the coding sequence ATGAGAATAACGGCGGAAAAAGACGGGTTCCGGATCGAAAACGGCGGCGGCGTTCCGCTGATTGCCGAACTCCGGCTCACAGCCGGATTCAACGGGCGAAAAGTTGAAGCGAAAAACTGGCGCAGCTGCGGGCCGGACCGGTTCGAGGCGGAAAACGGCGGCATCCGCTTCCGGGCCGGCGTATCTCCGGACGACGGCGGGCTTTTCCTGAAGTCGGAATTCACCAACGAAACCGGTTCGCCGGTCGAAGTCGATTTTCTCCGCTGGTCGCGGTCGCCGGAGCGGGATTCGCTCGCCGTCCCGGGTCCCCGCCTGCGCGTCTACCGCGAAGGGTGGACCATGGCCAGCGCCTGCGGAACAGTCGGCTGGGGCGAGACGGATTTCCGCTGCAACCCCGATTACCTGCCGTTTGCGGTTTCGGTTCCGGAGCGTTTCGAGCCGCCGAAGCCGAATCGCTTCACCTCGGAGTATGTGACCGTCCTGCTGCCGGACGAGGGCGACTCCCTGCTGGCCGGCTTCGTCACGACCGCCGACCGGGTCTGCCGGTTCGAGATCGAGCTCGGCGAAACAGCGCCGGCCGGCTTCGACGCCGTTTCGTGCGGCGACCGCGCCCGCCTGCTGCCGGGCGAGACGTTCCGGGCGGAAGAGCTGCTCCTGCTGCCCGGTCCCGACGCCTGGGCGCTGCTGCGGAAATACGCCGGAATCTGGGGCGACCGCATGCAGCTGCGCCGCCGGGACCACACGCCGACCGGCTGGTGCAGCTGGTATTACTACTTCTCGAAGGTGACCGAAGCGGACGTGCTCGAAAACCTTGCGTACATGAAGGAACATCGCGCGGAGTGGCCGCTCGAATACCTCCAGATCGACGACGGTTACCAGGCTGCGCTCGGCGACTGGCTGGTCACGAACGAAAAGTTCCCGCACGGGCTCAGGTTTCTGGCGGAACAGATCCGCGCGGCGGGAATCAAACCCGGGCTCTGGCTCGCGCCGTTCATGGTCGAAGAGCGTTCGAGTTTACTCGTCGAACACCCCGACTATGTCGTGCACGATTCCCGAGGAGACATCGCCTGGACGACTGAGTGGCGCGGCAGCCGGGTCGCGGTTCTCGACGGCACCCATCCGGGAGCGCAGGCGTATCTGCGGACGCTCTTCCGGTCACTGGCGGAGATCGGCTTCGAATATGTGAAACTCGACTTCATGATGTACGCCTGCGCAGCGAAGGACGGCCGTTTTCACGATCCCGGCGCGACACGGGTGCAGGCGCTGCGGCGCGGGCTTGCCGCGATCCGCGAGGGATTCGGCGACGACCGCTTCATCCTCGGCTGCACGACCGTGCTCGGCGCCTCGGCCGGACTGGTCGATGCCGAGCGGATCAGCACCGACATCACGCCGTACTGGCGCCCGGACAACCGCGAGGATTTCGCCGAAGCGCCGACCGTCCCGAATGTCTGCCGGAACGTCATCAACCGGAGATATATGCACAAGGCGTTGTGGATCAACGATCCAGACGTCCATATCGCCCGGCTCGACAACAATCGCCTTTCGGAGGAGGAGGTCCAGCTCTGGAGTTCCGCGCTCTGGCTGGCCGGCGGCCTGCTGCTGCTGTGCGACCGGTTCGAATCGCTGGCGCCGGAGCGGGCGGAGCTTTCGAAACTGCTGCTGCGCCGGACCGATGCGTTCCGCGACGTGCGTCCGCTCGATTTCCGCGACAGCACCGTGCCCTCCGTCTGGTTCGGCCGTTTCGCCGAAACCGGCGCGCCGGTCTACGGATTCTTCAATTTCGGCGAAGAGCCGCGCCGGTTCGCAATCCGGCACGACGGCCCGGAAACGGCATTCAAAGAGCATTGGAGCGGGCAGCTGCTGGAAGCCGATTCCGGCCGGATCGAAGCGGAAGTGCCGCCCCACGGCTGCCGGCTGTTTTTCGGTGTGACGCCATGA
- a CDS encoding LacI family DNA-binding transcriptional regulator: protein MSKGAVYKQGDIVAELERRLDAGIYTSGFPVGADLAAEFGVNIKTINKAINQLVEAGRLARKRGVGTFVLSRSAGEHQIEVLFEGYSALFEHPFWGEIWNGCITQLLDSGYRPVLTQLHADDGTGELLLDDFRFSRTEGKILLGITQPRFLELIQEQGVPVVSAGDRIADPEFPQVYFDYEPGIREAMQFLSGRGCRRIAFLGEVKDSYNPMLLNKFHAYRRSLESLGLYDPELTEHTRPLPEAAGNALRLLLARTMPDAIFVAGDHQVPYIEKVLKGKGMRLPVVGCDGLSFAAWPTVALPRRAAGEAAARMLVARLRGGITPEQTVLPSRFVC from the coding sequence ATGAGCAAAGGAGCGGTCTACAAACAGGGCGATATCGTCGCGGAGCTCGAGCGCCGGCTCGATGCCGGAATCTACACGTCCGGCTTTCCGGTCGGAGCGGATCTCGCCGCCGAGTTCGGCGTCAACATCAAAACGATCAACAAGGCGATCAACCAGCTGGTCGAAGCCGGACGGCTGGCCCGCAAGCGCGGCGTCGGCACCTTCGTGCTGTCGCGCAGTGCGGGAGAACACCAGATAGAGGTGCTGTTCGAAGGTTATTCGGCCCTTTTCGAGCACCCGTTCTGGGGAGAAATCTGGAACGGCTGCATCACGCAGCTGCTCGACTCCGGCTATCGCCCCGTGCTGACCCAGCTTCACGCCGACGACGGAACCGGCGAGCTTCTGCTCGACGATTTCCGCTTCAGCCGGACGGAGGGGAAAATCCTGCTCGGCATCACCCAGCCCCGCTTCCTGGAACTGATTCAGGAACAGGGCGTTCCGGTCGTCAGTGCAGGGGACCGCATCGCCGACCCCGAGTTTCCGCAGGTCTATTTCGATTACGAGCCCGGCATTCGGGAGGCGATGCAGTTCCTCTCCGGGCGCGGCTGCCGGCGAATCGCATTTCTCGGCGAAGTGAAGGACAGCTACAACCCGATGCTGCTCAACAAATTTCACGCCTACCGCCGTTCGCTGGAGTCGCTCGGGCTGTACGATCCGGAACTGACGGAGCACACGCGCCCGCTGCCGGAGGCGGCCGGAAATGCCTTGCGGCTCCTGCTCGCGCGCACAATGCCCGACGCGATTTTCGTCGCGGGCGACCATCAGGTTCCGTATATTGAAAAGGTCCTGAAGGGAAAGGGGATGCGCCTTCCGGTCGTCGGCTGCGACGGCCTCTCTTTCGCGGCCTGGCCGACCGTGGCGCTGCCGCGCCGCGCCGCCGGAGAAGCGGCCGCGCGGATGCTGGTCGCCCGGCTGCGCGGCGGCATCACGCCCGAGCAGACGGTCCTGCCCTCCCGCTTCGTCTGCTGA
- a CDS encoding glycoside hydrolase family 57, with product MPKKPRIIFMPHANIQYSQLDPARRRWVCEHSYRPLFELVRDGGYRIAFEASGRTLEVMAQEAPEVLALLRELVQSGRIEPVGSPFIHVMLANIPPEIGLDTLRHGLDAWEKYTGVRPAAGWNPECGWASFLPELYREAGFQSLVMDADSFFLSFPEIREATGLSYDVQGHSNKNHLFKIEEYIRDKPEFLRYLTNPSAAPNGLNMIFRSDCMANPMLWYLMGATEGMRSEPVSSGEIRAMLENWKSRIAASGSFIMPYAEDAEYIGTSAYFYVKQFNQARFFEPEPSSVARFRELLDTATSLGYELSTPSEVIENAGPPIENDLIEQIENGVAWHGGTAKAWANTEYSRLLDPVCRSIFDGIALLKKRTGGRKELDDALKALTSAWVSDSRWPPLPTSPGRFNVRETLDDLYRANGFLEKAMEKAGIRELRALYSPELMRTQIRCIEENLMSRKYFGEV from the coding sequence ATGCCGAAGAAACCGCGGATCATCTTTATGCCGCACGCGAACATCCAGTACTCCCAGCTCGACCCGGCGCGGCGGCGGTGGGTGTGCGAGCACTCCTACCGTCCGCTGTTCGAACTCGTGCGCGACGGCGGATACCGGATCGCGTTCGAAGCCTCCGGCCGCACGCTCGAGGTCATGGCGCAGGAGGCGCCGGAAGTGCTCGCCCTGCTGCGCGAACTCGTCCAGTCCGGGCGGATCGAGCCGGTCGGCTCTCCCTTCATCCACGTCATGCTGGCCAACATCCCGCCGGAAATCGGGCTCGACACGCTCCGGCACGGCCTCGATGCGTGGGAGAAATACACCGGCGTGCGCCCGGCCGCCGGATGGAACCCGGAGTGCGGCTGGGCGTCGTTCCTGCCCGAGCTCTACCGCGAGGCCGGTTTCCAATCGCTCGTGATGGATGCGGACAGCTTCTTCCTGTCGTTCCCCGAGATCCGCGAAGCGACCGGGCTTTCGTACGACGTGCAGGGGCACAGCAACAAGAATCACCTGTTCAAGATCGAGGAGTACATCAGGGACAAGCCGGAATTCCTGCGCTACCTGACGAATCCGTCGGCCGCCCCGAACGGGCTCAACATGATCTTCCGTTCCGACTGCATGGCCAACCCGATGCTCTGGTACCTGATGGGAGCGACCGAGGGGATGCGCAGCGAACCGGTTTCGTCCGGCGAAATCCGCGCCATGCTCGAAAACTGGAAATCGCGCATCGCAGCTTCCGGCAGCTTCATCATGCCGTACGCCGAGGATGCCGAGTATATCGGAACTTCCGCCTACTTCTACGTCAAGCAGTTCAACCAGGCGCGCTTCTTCGAGCCGGAGCCGTCCAGCGTGGCGCGCTTCCGCGAGCTGCTCGACACGGCGACATCGCTCGGCTACGAGCTCTCCACTCCCTCCGAGGTCATCGAGAATGCCGGCCCCCCGATCGAGAACGATCTCATCGAGCAGATCGAAAACGGCGTCGCCTGGCACGGCGGCACGGCGAAGGCGTGGGCGAACACCGAATATTCGCGGCTGCTCGACCCGGTCTGCCGTTCGATCTTCGACGGCATCGCGCTCCTGAAAAAGCGGACCGGCGGCCGGAAAGAGCTTGACGACGCGCTGAAGGCGCTGACCAGCGCGTGGGTGTCGGATTCGCGCTGGCCGCCGCTGCCGACCTCCCCGGGCCGCTTCAACGTCCGCGAAACGCTCGACGACCTGTACCGGGCGAACGGATTTCTCGAAAAAGCGATGGAGAAGGCCGGCATTCGGGAGCTCCGCGCGCTATATTCTCCGGAACTTATGCGGACCCAGATCCGCTGCATCGAGGAGAATCTGATGAGCCGCAAGTATTTCGGCGAAGTATGA